The Montipora foliosa isolate CH-2021 chromosome 1, ASM3666993v2, whole genome shotgun sequence genome has a window encoding:
- the LOC137977421 gene encoding uncharacterized protein: protein MVRCMGHYKSEIDTDNVSHQKCNITDSPVCNTKADVIFLIQDSQGTSQATVGNIKTVVKRMLTHLSSESTDFNFALANYASSARMSCFGTAQETINYIDNEYQHGGSGRNRLKRALSKMVLKQFEKRPSDRKTDTAKILVIFSDGNTVDKNGDIMDTFQLEKTARLLRVDNKIKIAGALIPNTENTPRIQELKGIATEPDDAIEADFSAYLDKIVDLLETQIKRFACPYGFYFCTDKTDVIFLLQDSQGISSETVENFKTVLKKIKTKLSGVRADFNFAVAKYATSRQMSCFGSADETVSYMDNEYQHGGSGLNLLKLALSKMVLRQFEKRPDDRKVDTSKILVIFSDGNAQNENGDIMDTSTLEQTANSLKGNNIDTIGVLIHNTEKASRIQQLKSIASKPDDVIDMNGARVTSYNNIADRLAFRVKRLVGCLVKYTVRVNTPDSHVKSDYELTVRIRGQGKQKTADHVFYETTQVRKNNLYVIVSEFYDVDVGTVKRIEIKPRRVVNSFLGTGTWNLNEAQVTKGDEIRTAVFKETIPVWPRRTHWYSASARLNPYVSYSVRVYGSDTDAENINSVAVRIIGKDDSSTKLKYLTDKATEGNQLVIKGSFRDINVGPIEWIWVKPRTSADWTLKEIKITRGEEIVTVVFNEEITAWAETNYRGRPQASSPPSGS, encoded by the exons ATGGTTCGGTGTATGGGACACTATAAAAGTGAGATTGATACCGACAACGTCTCTCATCAAAAATGCAATATCACAG ACAGTCCTGTTTGCAACACCAAGGCGGATGTGATTTTTCTGATCCAAGACAGTCAAGGTACTTCCCAAGCGACAGTTGGAAACATTAAAACCGTGGTTAAAAGAATGCTGACTCACCTAAGCAGTGAGTCAACTGACTTCAACTTTGCGCTGGCAAACTACGCTTCGTCGGCACGGATGAGTTGTTTCGGAACCGCACAAGAGACAATAAATTACATAGACAACGAATACCAACACGGAGGAAGCGGTCGTAACCGGTTAAAACGTGCCCTGAGCAAAATGGTCTTGAAACAGTTTGAAAAGCGTCCTAGCGACAGAAAAACAGACACAGCAAAG ATTCTAGTCATATTCTCAGACGGGAACACGGTGGATAAGAATGGAGACATTATGGACACATTCCAGCTTGAAAAAACAGCTAGGTTATTGAGAGTTGACAACAAAATCAAGATAGCTGGCGCCCTTATTCCCAACACTGAGAACACACCACGAATACAAGAGTTAAAAGGCATCGCCACAGAACCAGATGACGCCATAGAAGCCGATTTTTCTGCTTACCTTGACAAGATCGTAGATCTCCTAGAAACCCAAATAAAGAGATTCGCTTGTCCTTATG GTTTTTACTTTTGCACGGACAAGACGGATGTAATTTTTCTGTTGCAAGACAGTCAAGGCATTTCCTCAGAGACAGTTGAGAACTTTAAAACggtattgaaaaaaattaagactAAACTAAGTGGTGTGCGAGCTGACTTTAACTTTGCTGTGGCAAAATACGCTACCTCGCGGCAAATGAGTTGTTTTGGAAGCGCAGATGAAACAGTCAGTTACATGGATAACGAATACCAGCACGGAGGAAGCGGCCTTAACCTGTTAAAACTTGCCTTGAGTAAAATGGTCTTGAGACAGTTTGAAAAGCGTCCTGACGACAGAAAAGTGGACACGTCAAAG ATTTTAGTCATATTCTCAGACGGGAACGCACAGAATGAGAATGGGGACATTATGGACACCTCCACACTCGAGCAAACAGCAAATTCGTTGAAAGGCAACAACATTGATACGATTGGTGTCCTTATTCACAACACTGAGAAAGCGTCACGAATACAACAGCTGAAAAGCATCGCCTCTAAACCAGATGACGTCATAGATATGAATGGGGCTAGGGTCACCAGTTATAACAACATCGCCGACCGCCTGGCATTTCGGGTGAAACGATTGGTTGGCTGTCTTG TTAAGTACACAGTGAGAGTTAACACCCCGGACTCACATGTGAAGAGTGACTACGAACTGACTGTAAGGATCAGAGGACAAGGGAAACAGAAAACTGCGGATCATGTCTTCTACGAGACAACACAAGTCAGGAAAAA caaccTATATGTGATTGTATCAGAGTTTTATGATGTTGATGTTGGTACTGTGAAGAGGATTGAGATAAAACCAAGAAGAGTCGTAAACAGCTTTCTCGGAACTGGCACCTGGAACCTTAACGAG GCGCAGGTTACAAAGGGAGACGAAATCCGAACTGCTGTGTTCAAGGAAACCATTCCAGTATGGCCGCGAAGGACTCACTGGTATTCTG CAAGTGCACGGCTTAATCCCTACG TTTCCTACTCGGTCAGAGTTTACGGATCGGACACAGATGCTGAAAATATTAACTCAGTGGCCGTTAGGATTATAGGAAAAGATGACTCAAGCACTAAACTTAAATACTTGACCGACAAAGCTACAGAAGG GAACCAACTTGTCATCAAAGGGAGTTTCAGGGATATTAACGTGGGTCCTATTGAGTGGATTTGGGTAAAACCACGGACAAGTGCTGATTGGACTCTTAAAGAG ATAAAGATTACAAGGGGAGAAGAAATCGTAACTGTAGTGTTTAATGAGGAGATTACCGCATGGGCTGAAACAAATTATCGAG GTAGACCACAGGCGTCAAGCCCGCCGTCTGGGTCTTAA